In Desulfoplanes formicivorans, a genomic segment contains:
- the mutS gene encoding DNA mismatch repair protein MutS — protein MSKPKLTPMLEQYLRIKEEYPDALLFYRMGDFYELFFEDAEKASRELQIALTSRNPHADHPVPMCGVPHHAKNEYLKQLLEKGFKIAICDQVEDPKEAKGLVKREVTRVLTPGTVVEDLVHDQGENQFLAALFLDDQSGGGLAWADCTTGEWTGLVSRDPDVLWQWVGKVAPRELLLPRDCRIPAGQGQMTARVTHVPIAGYFDPKGAQDRVLRAQQVASLDVLDLADKPLLVRCCGAIVAYLTQTQKQDLTCLAPFSPLHLSGQVMLDEVTERNLELFTRMDGRKGKGTLLHVMDQTMTPMGKRLLGKRLHQPFKDLAPIEANQEVVRLFFNDPELTDKVRAALDTVYDVERLSTRIYLNRCTPKDFVALRQSLSRFPRLQELLQEVAQPPRLLKKVLAGWDNLEALGELLQRALLDNPNHLITEGGLFKQGFDAQLDELIELTEHGEATLTRLRDKEQQENHLSKLKLGFNRVFGYYFELSKASKEPVPEHFIRRQTLVNSERYITQELKELEEKLLSAAQKRKSREYDLFTRLREQVAAMRDRFMAMAGILAQIDYWQGLGHAARRWSWVAPRLHTGLELSIKGGRHPVVEAVQGSASYIPNDLHMGEDGKVLLVTGPNMAGKSTVLRQTALIMIMAQMGSLVPAEQAYLGLCDRIFSRVGASDNLAQGQSTFMVEMSETARILRQAGKRSLIILDEIGRGTSTFDGLSLAWAVVEELARRQGGIRTLFATHYHELTGLEGDIDQVRNLNIAVKEWKGEIIFLRRLVPGPADRSYGIEVARLAGVPMPVVQRAREILEQLEKSSKRQHGQAVREMVTREPLLPGLAGTQADDAPHAPQSPDLHPIVRELQNMDIDGLTPLEALTILSKWKQHVHNR, from the coding sequence GTGATTTTTACGAACTTTTTTTCGAGGATGCGGAAAAGGCGTCTCGTGAACTGCAAATCGCTCTCACCTCGCGCAATCCCCATGCCGACCATCCCGTGCCCATGTGCGGGGTACCGCATCACGCCAAAAATGAATATCTCAAGCAGCTCCTTGAAAAGGGATTCAAAATTGCCATCTGCGATCAGGTGGAAGACCCCAAGGAAGCCAAGGGGCTTGTCAAACGGGAAGTGACCCGCGTGCTCACTCCCGGAACGGTTGTCGAAGATCTGGTCCATGATCAGGGAGAAAACCAGTTTCTGGCCGCCCTGTTTCTGGATGATCAGTCAGGTGGTGGACTGGCCTGGGCCGACTGCACCACCGGGGAATGGACGGGTTTGGTATCCAGGGACCCTGATGTTCTTTGGCAATGGGTGGGCAAGGTCGCTCCCCGGGAACTGCTGCTTCCCAGGGACTGCCGCATCCCGGCCGGTCAGGGACAGATGACTGCTCGGGTGACGCATGTTCCCATTGCAGGCTATTTTGATCCCAAGGGTGCCCAGGACCGAGTGTTGCGGGCTCAACAGGTTGCCAGCCTCGATGTCCTTGATCTGGCTGACAAGCCTCTGCTCGTTAGGTGCTGCGGGGCCATTGTCGCCTATCTGACCCAGACCCAGAAACAGGATCTGACGTGCCTGGCTCCGTTTTCACCGCTGCATCTTTCCGGTCAGGTCATGCTCGACGAGGTGACCGAACGCAATCTGGAATTGTTCACCCGCATGGATGGGCGCAAGGGCAAAGGCACCCTGCTCCATGTCATGGATCAGACCATGACGCCCATGGGCAAGCGGTTGCTGGGAAAACGTCTGCATCAACCTTTCAAGGATCTGGCGCCCATAGAGGCCAACCAGGAAGTTGTCCGGCTTTTTTTCAATGATCCTGAACTGACCGACAAGGTGCGCGCGGCTCTGGACACGGTGTATGATGTGGAACGGTTGAGCACCCGGATTTATCTCAATCGGTGCACACCCAAGGATTTTGTAGCCCTTCGCCAGAGTCTGTCCCGGTTTCCCCGGTTGCAGGAGCTGCTTCAGGAGGTTGCCCAGCCACCCCGGTTGCTGAAAAAGGTTCTTGCCGGGTGGGACAATCTGGAGGCCCTTGGCGAGCTGCTCCAGCGAGCCCTGCTTGACAATCCCAATCATCTGATCACTGAAGGCGGTCTTTTCAAGCAGGGCTTTGATGCCCAGCTGGACGAACTCATCGAGTTGACCGAACATGGTGAAGCTACCCTGACCAGGCTCAGGGACAAGGAACAGCAGGAAAACCATCTTTCCAAACTCAAACTCGGATTCAACCGGGTTTTCGGATACTATTTCGAACTGAGCAAGGCGAGCAAGGAACCGGTTCCCGAGCATTTCATCCGGCGTCAAACCCTGGTGAACAGCGAACGCTACATCACCCAGGAGCTCAAGGAGCTGGAAGAAAAGCTCCTTTCCGCCGCACAGAAGCGCAAGAGCCGGGAGTATGATTTGTTCACCCGTCTCAGGGAACAGGTCGCTGCCATGCGCGACAGGTTCATGGCCATGGCCGGAATTCTGGCTCAGATTGATTACTGGCAGGGCCTGGGGCATGCGGCTCGCCGATGGTCCTGGGTGGCGCCCCGCCTGCATACAGGGCTGGAATTGTCCATCAAGGGCGGCAGACATCCCGTGGTGGAGGCGGTACAGGGAAGCGCCAGTTACATTCCCAATGACCTGCACATGGGCGAGGACGGCAAGGTGCTCCTGGTTACCGGGCCCAACATGGCTGGCAAGTCCACGGTCCTGCGGCAGACCGCCTTGATCATGATCATGGCCCAGATGGGCTCGCTGGTTCCTGCGGAACAAGCATATCTCGGATTATGCGACCGGATTTTTTCCCGCGTGGGGGCTTCGGACAACCTGGCCCAGGGTCAATCCACCTTCATGGTGGAGATGAGTGAAACAGCAAGAATTCTTCGCCAGGCCGGCAAACGAAGCCTGATCATTCTTGACGAGATCGGCCGCGGCACCTCCACCTTTGACGGGTTGTCCCTGGCCTGGGCCGTTGTGGAAGAGCTGGCCCGACGCCAGGGAGGCATCCGGACCCTGTTTGCCACCCACTATCATGAATTGACTGGGCTGGAGGGGGACATTGATCAGGTCAGGAATCTGAATATCGCGGTCAAGGAATGGAAGGGAGAGATCATTTTTCTGCGTCGTCTCGTACCTGGGCCGGCGGATCGCAGTTACGGCATCGAAGTGGCCCGACTGGCCGGGGTTCCCATGCCGGTGGTGCAACGGGCCAGGGAGATCCTGGAGCAACTGGAGAAATCATCCAAACGCCAGCACGGCCAGGCCGTCCGGGAAATGGTCACCAGAGAGCCCTTGCTGCCGGGATTGGCCGGGACACAGGCCGATGATGCTCCTCATGCGCCCCAGTCCCCTGACCTCCACCC